A stretch of DNA from Cryptomeria japonica chromosome 4, Sugi_1.0, whole genome shotgun sequence:
cattcattccttcaatgagtgttcctattacatcttcacaaatgaacatgacgcaagggggcaattcatttaaccattcgattcctccttgtagtgttcctattttccaatcatcccctataattgactatcatagagtcccaccaccttactctttaccttctttcaataacataacacctccatctcaatctaacacatctaatatgaattcttcgactgaagcgaccattaacaatcttgcacaaactgtctcttctttatagcaacaaattgcctctatgaatcaatctaagtttagtgtgcccacatttgatgttgcgagcccactttctcttgacattgttcgagctattcctcctaaacatgttgaaatcctgcatttggaactttataatggtaaaggtgatcctctaacacatgttaagacttttcaaacaatttgtactgattttgcttatgacccaaggttgcttgcaaaactgttcactagaacattaagagacaaagccctacaatggtattgctcgttgccttcctattctattacttctttcgaacaacttgcaaatgctttcattcaacaatttcaaaacaatataagtcctaaagttactttgattgatttaatgcattgtaaacaaggtgttaaagaaaaagtgactgatttcattggtagatataagcatttgtatgctcaaattccttttccagtgcctgacaatgatattcaaagaatctttatttctaatttacaaaaagatattcgagacaaacttctattttctgagtttacttctttccaacagttgtgtgcaactcttcacaattatcaactgactgtgagtcaaatggaacaatcacatcttatggctccgagtgataagggtgatagcagtcaacaaccatttgggaagtttaaaccgaacagagattccatcaaattcaatgaacacatcatcaacaacaatgtgaatgcagcatcaggtgtgcctcctatttctaaatttttcaagaaagaaagaaagtatattcctttgaatgaatcattgcatagtattatgaataagttattggaacaaaatgtgcttactcttcctcctgtacaacaaattgatcctgcaaagattacttcaccttattttgataacaaagccttttgtcaatttcatcgttagcctgggcatgatactgaaaaatgtttttctttaaagggtaaaattcaagatttgattgataataatactatttctgtttctggagtgaatgataaaggcaatacatctgtagctcctcctaatcaaaatcttcagattttcactgatccattaccttctcatacctctaatgcgattgagactaatgattcctctctttcatctgatggtcttgtgtctatgactccgaatgtgattaactttgtagagcagcaagaaaaccctaaagaaccttccatcacatttgattccagtgaaaccattagggcacctgatggtcctttatacatagttgcaaaagtcaagaatacaccttgccgtggagtgcttattgatccttcgtgcatgattaatgttattattgaagaatttctttttactttgcaattgaatcaagtgatttatgacaaaacagatgtgattgtgaaactatttgatgcattttcttctcctgcaattggttctattacattgcctattgaggtccataacaaatcccttgatgtgaactttgctattattccatcttccgaacaatttcgtgtgaagcttggctatccttggctatcttccatgaaagctattgcttctcctatacataagtgtttgaaatttccccataatggtgaaattgttactgtcaatcatagtctttttaaaccagctgaaagaacctctagtgttcctattgattacttttggcctaaacaattccaatctcttcccccgcgaagtgatcatcttttcaaatcttatcaaaagtggaaaacagatatgatcctatctctaagtgaacctagaacacctagacttgatattcctatcattcttgagaagaaagttcttcctttgaaagataaaactaatgtctttcctcaagaagattcccaacccattcctatggatgtgactatgtctatgcctaataaaccttctaaaagtagacctatacctcctcgtcatgatggacttggtcttcttcctaaaccaaatattcctcctttatatggagcagtccctcctcctttttatagagagaagagaccttcttcttctcctattatccagcctaagagaccacaacctaaacacccaagtgataaggatgagaacattcctcctcctcaatcttctccacttcctactaagactagacgaaatcgttctgcacgtgaacgccgacgaaagcgtcatcttagagctcaagcagctgcttctcaaactttgcaatctccaaaaacaccttcaacaagcattattccattttctcctcagccaagaattgagccaaaatctcctaaacataagatgcatgatggtcttgatcctgtgcgaattaaagatcctatttttataaatcttgatgatgatatagatgaaaatgttattcatgatgaaaatgttactccttttgcttctgatagtgaatatgaacttgttgatattgataaccatttatctaatgaattttctaaagcacttatcctagctcctagacaagaacaacgtggctcggaacatgaacatagcccttgtttggatcttgtgatagctccatctgctgtgttggatgttcctcctctagcgtgttccctgccttcccgaaacattgatcagcaagatcggggggtagatgacatgctagactagttacattagcatagtagattctctccccctctcttttgttacttcttctatatgttattctcattcttctatttgttgtccttagtgttgtctacttgaggatgatgcaaagcattgagatctctcgatctctctcatgttgactcaaaagacacatgtgttcccttcttctaggtgaccttccttgattggggaatgaagaacaattatgcatacatacatatgatatacatgaattatcatacatcatactgaccccaaggaaagtgaagtcacctcgtgctttgtgttttgtgtctattatccttgggcttatctcacacttgggggctaaatccttgtgataacgtgctcctttcttatatgtatcactacgttaaaacaatcacccccggtgaggcgtgtacgatcgctttaacgtaggggggcatacatcccgttcatatcttttcaagatacttgaaaatttcttggcaaatttagctttgccttgaaaatttttgatatctttcttgcatgactcatagtgagggaaccttactactgacagtcatggttctccctcgtgatcttcccttttactttgtcaatcggagtcataagatccttagtccactgggggcttggtgtgtcttgcctccttgacgtggtaaaagtctttcaatgatgtttccttgtactttaccggaagtataagcatacatactcccgctaaagtgggggctaaatgtagcgtcctaaaattgcgacacttgcaatttcgactgcatttcagtcttcacgatggtgacgcaacacgcaacctgaatgaagaccccgaaacttgctcacaacactgaaaactgcatttttcaagcaccctggcctgaacctccttgcaccctgctgtcccgggaggtgggaccaaagcgcccagcgccctggtccctgggtcctattttgggcccggtctcctaaggggtctcgggtctttttgtttgcaaattggaaattacattccctggtcggcctaaggtcagaaaaatcagtctatcagccctaattgacaagtatataaactacattttcctctttcattcgatatgatggaaaaggcgtggaaactatactcaagcattcaagcattcaagcattccttcaagaaattgatcatttcaagtctccattcaaggctaagtgttgcattcaagacaaggattcaaccattgaagaggagatcacttactacatactacaacaacatacaacatctataccttcgcacataaggatacaaacatccttagaacaaggtattagtacttgttttacagtcatttacatttacagcacttgctcatttcttggttaattccaaaaccggggtttgacctaaaggcaaacccctaatccctaaccccccaatcgtcttcgcttttctgtgtgtaggttgcaggtacgcggctgaaattgaagatctggaatccttgtgcagagacgaacagatcccccttcgtttcgcggatttttcggaggaccgtggcaccgggcgccatcgtcccgacaactttcgctcaaatttgcaggacaacaccgtatcgacattttactgctaattccaggtccgcagcttcatactgtattcctatcttagtttataagcgaatctttgtcactttctatgtatgcttagcttaattcttctatcaacattctttacaaaagagggtagccttgctgtcataacccttgaaattcatttagcatccaatcttgcattgcgtgggattggaccttgtgggtttcaacccctcttttgaatgtaaagtctctcccctaagtgaaaaccatcaaccctagtgaacctcccttctctctccttagagttggaagaggggagagcaactagggttcgatcacgatttttcgctttacagttgtaatctatttttgattgctgaataaaatattgagctgcttttggagggtggggtttttctcccgaaagggttttccccatgtaaatcattgtgttgtggtatgattgctattatatctatttctattttctgtaactgttgtaatgatctgaaaaagttttgcattaccctcctctcaaggttagtgtaggaagttgtttccgctacttaacttccttacaagtgttAGAGTATAGTCCCAACTACCTCCACTATATAGTCAATTCTGTAATCTAAAGCCTATGTATCAACATTAATACTTTCTAGGAGCTTCTGTCAATTTCAAATCTTTCTTATCCTACATATCTATAGTTTGCATCTCAAATATTTATGATCaacaataaagaaaaatatttcttagATTTGAATGAATTGTTCCAACTTGTCCACTATCATATCTACCATCCTCACAAACTTTCTAGATGTTTCTAATATTTATTATTGTCTCATCTTCCCAGTTTCATCTAGTACAAGTTTGTAATGAAATCTACCATATAATCAATATATTCCAAAAAGATCTAAGACCTCCATACAAAAAGAGGCACTTGTCATTGaatataaaatgaatgaaaattttgtctTTCTTTTGGATTCTCTCTATTTTTTCTCTGTCTTTCACTCCCCTATTACCATCATCTTGATGTTTCTAGATGCACTAGCATACAACATGTATCTGATTGGGTAGGTGAGGTCCAATCTCTTTCCCATCTTGAAGTATATGACTACTCAAGAGAACTTCATAATCATATGTCCAAGGGAATATTGAATTTTTTGAGCTTGAGGATATTGAGATCAAACATCTTCCCACTCTCTAGTGAAAAGAATGAgacatcaacaatttgattaatgTCCAAGAGATAAGTTTTTGTTTAAAAGATGAACATGGTTGAGAAGTGTAGAAGATGGTATCCTTGAGTATATGGTGAAAATTAGAATTTTCATGTATGAAATGGCATTCTTGTAAGGGAGGGTGATATAGAAGAAACCAATCTTCCAAATTTCCCAAGGAAAATGAATATTATGATTAATCTTCAACAACTTTCACTGGATGGTTTCTCTATGCAAGTTGGATCTGTGGTATGGTTAATCTAATAGAACTTCACTTATCAAAATGGAATGATTATATGTTGCCTGAAAACATACCTAGCTTACAACATTGCAATTGATGAAAGATTCGAGGTGTAGACAATTACCAGCTAACTTTGGTGAGAATGGGGGATTTATTAAGTTGGTTAGGTTATTTATTTATGATTTCCATCTTTTGAAGAAATTGTTGGCATTGGAGGATGGAGTGATGTAACTTCTAGAAAGGCTAGTGATATCTAATTTCTCACAGGTGAAAAGAGTTTCAAAGGGATGGGAGCAATTAAGGAGACTCAAGTGGATAGGGATTGACCAAGTAAGTGGTGAGTTAGAGAAAGATTGGAATAAAACAAATATATTAATCTTAATATAATCAAGTTCTTGTAGCAAGTGAAATATATTTGGTTGAGATTCGACATAAGTTGTGTAAGATCTTttgtttagattttttattttgaatattgCCATGAACTATTTagatttacattttttttgttaaacAGTTATCAAGgggaaatattttattttatatgtgtgtgtgcgtgcgctCTTTctctttaaataaataataaaatatttaatttaatattataattttaattaaaatgtaATTGTTTTTtaccaattttattttaatatgtttaattaagtttattaaattttataaattaaaatatttatgtaATAAATATTGAGTTGTTTTCATAAATTTAAGATAAATTTAActagataaaataaataattatatttgtaAAAGAGACAATTGACAAAAATATTCAATCTTAATAATTTAGATAAGTAAAAATATGTGTTTGAAAATTATTTCAACTTTTTTTCTATGTGTGGGCTCTACCTTTGGCATCAAAAGAAAAAATCTTCCCACAGAGAATCCTCAAGGGATTAAAGTGCCCAAGAACAAAGTGGTTGGAAATCCCATTAGGATTGTTGTCTTGACTTTCATATTGAAATCCTAGTCAAGCAAGACAAGGCTAACCATGTGTGTAAAGATACGAGCTCCTCTATAGTGGAATCTGGGGTTGGCAAAGTTGTGGTGAAAATGGCTATGGAAGGTCAAACTAGTTTTTTCAATTGGGTGGTTGCAGAGATCACTAGTTTGAAAAGAAGGATCGATCACCTTACAATGAGACGAAATACCTTGAATTCCCCTTCCTTGGAAAACACAAACAACTTGCTTGATCTCAGTCAAAAACTAGTGACAGatgtcaaagccatgaagaatgatcATGAAGAAAAAATTAATGAACCTGTAGCTGGCTATGGATAGGGTCGGTGAGAAGCTGAGAATGGTCATTGTAGTAAGAAGAACTGTCATGACCAATAGCACGAAGGGCCTTCGGAGGTTGAATGAAAAGGCTCAGTCTCTAAATGTTTCCCCTTTGGTCAATCATGCCTCCCCCTTAATTTCGGTGTGTTGCAAAGGCTGGGTGAAGGAACCCATCCAGGAAGGCAAGACCTAGACTAATCAAGGACCTTTAGCTCTCACTCGAAGTAGGGATAAAGTTAAGTAGGTTAAAGCCAGTGATATGGAAGAGCTAGCTAATATCAAAAGGGCTTTTATTGAGAAAAATTTTAAGACTATTCAAATGTATAACGAAATTGTTTAATCTATAGGTTTTTAaacctttttttttgttgtttttattgcTACTAGCCCTTTGTGGCTTCACTTCTAGTTTGCCTTTAAAGATTGCTTCTTTTTGtatgggttttgggtccctgtaaGACCTATTTTACTCTAATAAAATACAATACTTAAAGGTGTTATCAAAAGGTAGATAGGAAAAAATAtgtatttaaaagttattttatgtAGCAGTTGGCTACTACAACTATAAGTATTTGTGTATATCATCCATTTGATAACATCTCTAGTTTCTATTTctactttttttaaaatttcataggTTTGATAATTTAATACATTTCTTACAATTGTATAAAAATAAGTGAAAtaagatatattattaatttatcaaaattaaaaatcatttctAAAAATAGCTAAGATTACAAAAGTTATTAACCTTAAAAAGActaatttcataattttcttttaAATCGTACACCTTAAGATAAGATAATGTTGGAATAGACTTCGAAACATTCCAATTACTTATAGTAGTCCATGAAAGAAATTGCATAAAACCTCATCATTATgaccattttaaaaatattttaatatatagcaATGTTTTGCTATATTTTGATATGTATTTGCTTAAGTATTTATCAAAATGGTGTTTATGGTTGCTAGTTTTTCATCGGATTATATAGGTTTGGTCAAGAGTATTAGAACTTTCATGTACCTAATCTTGTGAACTGAAATGTTGGTGCACGAGAGAATACAAGTCTAAATATGTATCACACTTCTGATCGATATTTataaaaagataaatatatgaacaatatatttaaaataattttaaaaaggtGAAATCTGTCATTTTACCATTATTCATCTTCAAAGATCAAAGTTTAAATCTTTCTACAGCTCCATGTATGATGTGCAAGATGCCTTGAACGGGCTTCCTCAAAGAAACGACAAGTATTTTCAGGCGTTAGATCGGGTCATAAGCATCACCCATCTTGTCCCACTTCTTCTTATTGCCATTAAATATTTGTCAAAGACTTTGTACAGCATTAGTAAAATCTTTCTAATTAAATCCTTATATGATCTGGAAGATGCCATGAACGGGTCTCccttaaatataataataataagtagGCTACGTCATATCTTAGCCATAACTTGAACCATCATGTCCCACTTGCTCTTATTTCCATCAAATGTTTCTATCAGAGACTTTATAAAATCTTTGTGGAATCCAGCTTTTGTAGTTTTTCCTAAGAACTTCACAAAATAGAAGTCAAGAGGAAGGAGAGGAGAAAGTGAGGAGAAACTTACAATGGAACCAGCCAGACATGCCTACCTAAAATAATTAATTTTCAGCATTTTTTCTTGATGTATTTGACGGGGGAAGAATGtgacagaaaaataaaaaataccattTTAGTATCAATGGAACATAAACACAAACATCTAAAATAATGTGAAAGCATCAGCCTTCCTAATTCAGAGGTAAGAAATTCAAGGAAATTTTTTTGAATGTAACAAGGGCCCTTCGATTTTCAGATTTTTAACTCTCTTCCTCTAATGAAGAGCGCGCATCATTCCAAATTAAGGGAATCTATCTTTACGAAAGTTATTATTGCATAAATTATGTAAACTCAACTCCCAATTAAAATATTATGAACAAACTTTAATTTACTCTCATATTGGACCAAAAGATTCCTTCTAAATTTAGGGAGTTGTAAGGGACTCAACCAAGCTTAAATTGCATTTGCCATTCAATTCTCTTCTGCGAATCCAGAGCCTGTAACAATTCAAACCAAAGATGGCCGAAGCACTTGCTATCGAGATCGCCAAAGGCGTGGTTAGAAAGCTTGGGTAGATTGTAGTGAACGAAGCATCTCTGGTGCTCAACTTCAGACAGGACTTCCAATGGCTGCAGACGAATCTCACAGACATATCTGGCTATCTACAAGCTGCAGATGAGCAGATTGCGCTCAATGCTTCTGTCAAACAATGGGTGTCGCAAGTGAGCGATATATATTTTGATGCAGAAGATATAGTTGATGAATGCGCTGTTGAGCATTTGTATACGAGGCCCACTCAATCATGTGTCTGCCGTTTCAGTCAATTGGGCTTTCGGTATAAGATGGGAAAGAGGATTAAAGATCTCAAAGATAGGATGAGCTCTACCATTCAAAAGGCACAGGAGCTCAATCTTGTTCATCAGATAGTGCATTCAAATCAGCCTTCAAACGGTGATTCTGAAAGAAAAAGAGCAGAGTTGAGAAGAGGGAGTAAGCCAGATCCACGAGCAGTGGCATTGGAAGACAAGgtggaagagatagagagattgtTAGAGGATCCAGCTGTTGGTGTTGTTGCCGTCATGGGTATGGGCGGCCTGGGTAAGACTTTCCTTCTGCAGCATCTCTACGACAAAACAAAATATGGGTATGAGCTTTCTGCCTGGATTTCTGTTTCACAGATTTGCTCTATTAGAAGTTTGCAAAGTGACGTAGCCTACCAGATCAATTTACAAGTAGATGATAGTATAAGTGAGGTGCTACTGTCTGACTTCATACATGAGAAACTGGAGGAAGAAAGTGTTTGATTGTTCTGGATGACTTGTGGAAGAGTAGTTTAGAAGGTGACCTGATACAAAGGCTTGGCCTCTTCACTGGCAGGAATAGCCAGTGCAAAGTTGTGGTTACCACCAGAGATAAAGATGTTGCTGCAAAGATGAGGGCCCGCGTCTATGAGATGCGAAACCTCTCAGAGGATGAAAGTTGGAATCTGTTTTGTCTGTTTGCCTTCCCCGATTTCGAGGGAAACAAGCCACCTGAGCAGTTGGAGAGCTTGGCTCGTCGAATTTTAGAAAAATGCGGGAGGTTGCCACTTGCCGTTAAGACCGTTGCAGCATCCATGGCAAGCTGCTCGGACTTAAGGGACTGGGAGTCAAAACTGAGGCAATTAATGGATGGAGAGAATTCTACGATGCAAATCCTCAAGCTGAGTTACGACTCTCTTCCTCCCTGTCTAAATTCTTGTTttgctttttttctttctttccagagGACACACGTATATCTTTTTCTGCATCAAAAGTTGACAAATATATACTCCAAGAATATTTGATATATTTGTGGATAGCCGAAGGGTTCATTCCACATGAAAAGGAGATAGAACAGTTTGATATTGGGTTGAGTTACTTGCAACAGCTTCAAAATCTCTGTTTGTTGGAAGTAGATAGAATCACAGCTTGTTACACTATTCATGACTTGTTGCATGAGTTAGTTAATGATATAAGTAAAGAACATAAGTCTGAAACTATTCTTCCAATGAAAAAAACAAGCTGCCGCAGGTTACTATTACCTAAAAGAGGTATAACTACTTATGCAATTTCAAAAAGCTCTCTTCATTGTCAACAATTTCTCCGCACCATCTCATTCTCTCAGAATCCAGAAATTAAAAGTAATCCAGAAGGCTTGTTTGATCGTCTCAGAGTACTCCGTGTACTTGACTTTAGTAGTACTGCCATCTCCACACTGCCAAAATGTGTTGGAAAATTGAAGCTTTTTAGGTCTTTGAATTTGTCTGAAACAAAGATCAAGGAGGTGCCAAATTGTGCTGGAAAACTCAAGTGTCTTAAGTATCTTGATGTCTCTGGATGTAGGAGTCTACAACGTGTACCTGACTGGATAGGTGAACTCAAATGTCTGAGTATCTCGCTATATATGAGTGCTCAGAAAAACTTGATAACAATTGTATGCCTAAGGGAATATTCAATCTCTCAAATCTGAGGACATTGAGATCAGGAAGCATCCCACTTTCCAGTGAAGATAATGAATTCTTTTGTGTTAAAGATGTCGGCAATTTAATCAATCTGGAGGAAATATATTTTCGTTTAGTAGATGAAGGGGGGTTGACAAGTTTAGAAGATGGTATGCTTGAGCATCTGGTGAAAATGAGAATTCTTGATGTATTCAATGCTATTCCTCCAAGGGAAGGTGATATAGAAGAACCCAATCTTCCGGCATTCCCAGGGAAAATGAAAGTAATGAAGATCTTCAACAACTTGGGCTTACTCGTTTCTCCATACCAAATTGGATATGTGGTATGATAAATCTGACAGAACTTGCAATGAATAATTGCAATGATTATTCGTCGCTCCAAAATATACCCAACTTACAGACATTGTGCTTGGTGAATGATTCAAGATGCATAGAATTTCCAAAGAAGTTTGGAGAGAGTGGGGGATTTTTTAAGCTAGTTAGACTT
This window harbors:
- the LOC131032877 gene encoding putative disease resistance protein RGA3, translating into MAEALAIEIAKGVTNLTDISGYLQAADEQIALNASVKQWVSQVSDIYFDAEDIVDECAVEHLYTRPTQSCVCRFSQLGFRYKMGKRIKDLKDRMSSTIQKAQELNLVHQIVHSNQPSNGDSERKRAELRRGSKPDPRAVALEDKVEEIERLLEDPAVGVVAVMGMGGLGKTFLLQHLYDKTKYGYELSAWISVSQICSIRSLQSDVAYQINLQVDDSISEVLLNSQCKVVVTTRDKDVAAKMRARVYEMRNLSEDESWNLFCLFAFPDFEGNKPPEQLESLARRILEKCGRLPLAVKTVAASMASCSDLRDWESKLRQLMDGENSTMQILKLKDTRISFSASKVDKYILQEYLIYLWIAEGFIPHEKEIEQFDIGLSYLQQLQNLCLLEVDRITACYTIHDLLHELVNDISKEHKSETILPMKKTSCRRLLLPKRGITTYAISKSSLHCQQFLRTISFSQNPEIKSNPEGLFDRLRVLRVLDFSSTAISTLPKCVGKLKLFRSLNLSETKIKEVPNCAGKLKCLKYLDVSGCRSLQRVPDWIGSIPLSSEDNEFFCVKDVGNLINLEEIYFRLVDEGGLTSLEDGMLEHLVKMRILDVFNAIPPREELAMNNCNDYSSLQNIPNLQTLCLVNDSRCIEFPKKFGESGGFFKLVRLLIMHFPLLQGLPALEEGAMQHLEFLSIQHCPLVKKVPEGLEQLKRLKRISVVVASGELEDRLKEGGEDWNKIKVKNSNIVIVIK